A stretch of the Nosocomiicoccus ampullae genome encodes the following:
- the fapR gene encoding transcription factor FapR: MVKLKKDERREEIKRQLEEDPFLTDEALANLLSVSIQTIRLDRVEMNIPELRVRIKEVAKKNADEIKSIPLQDVIGELIHIEVNNEASSFFIVEKEHAFQNYDIMRGHFLFGQANSLAVAVLGKEMVLTKEANVKYLKSASVGDRVTAQAKVLKIKQNEALILVESFVNNETVFFGHFVMHFKNEGEK, translated from the coding sequence GTGGTTAAATTAAAAAAAGATGAACGGCGTGAAGAAATTAAACGTCAACTAGAAGAAGATCCATTTTTAACAGATGAAGCACTCGCTAATCTTTTAAGCGTCTCAATTCAAACGATTCGTCTCGACCGAGTTGAAATGAATATTCCTGAATTAAGAGTACGCATTAAAGAAGTGGCGAAAAAGAATGCTGATGAAATTAAAAGTATTCCGCTTCAAGACGTCATCGGAGAACTTATACATATCGAAGTAAATAATGAAGCGTCATCTTTTTTTATTGTTGAAAAAGAACACGCATTCCAAAACTACGATATTATGCGTGGACACTTCCTGTTTGGTCAGGCAAATTCACTCGCCGTTGCGGTGTTAGGTAAAGAGATGGTGCTGACAAAAGAAGCAAATGTGAAGTACTTAAAGTCAGCATCAGTTGGTGATAGAGTCACCGCTCAAGCAAAAGTATTAAAAATTAAGCAAAATGAAGCACTTATTTTAGTGGAATCATTTGTAAATAATGAAACAGTATTTTTTGGACATTTTGTCATGCATTTTAAAAATGAAGGTGAAAAGTAA
- the plsX gene encoding phosphate acyltransferase PlsX codes for MKTIAVDLMGGDHAPKVVVEGIKSALEKYDNLKIKAYGTAGSWTDNHDRVEFIEVTEVITSEDDPVRAVRRKKDSSIVRAAKAVKDGEADAFVSAGNTGALLTAGLFVIGRIKGIERPALASMIPTTSEKGMLMLDLGANSENKPNHLLQFAHMASIYMENIIGRKNPKIGLINNGSEDIKGTPLTKETHQLLKESNLNYSGFFETRDVLTGKYDIGVTDGFTGNVILKTIEGTASSILGEVKKIFLSSFFNKLSALAVKKDLSKLKDVMDYRQFGGAPLLGVNGHVLKAHGSSDALAIENAIRNAITMAESDAIEKIKEAISTDE; via the coding sequence ATGAAAACAATCGCAGTCGATCTCATGGGTGGAGATCATGCACCAAAAGTAGTTGTAGAAGGAATTAAATCTGCTTTAGAAAAGTACGATAATCTTAAAATAAAAGCATACGGCACTGCAGGTAGCTGGACAGACAATCACGATAGAGTTGAGTTTATTGAAGTCACTGAAGTAATTACGAGTGAAGATGATCCGGTACGTGCAGTGCGTCGTAAAAAAGATTCGTCAATCGTCCGTGCAGCTAAAGCTGTAAAAGACGGTGAAGCGGATGCGTTTGTATCTGCCGGAAATACAGGCGCTTTACTTACTGCAGGACTATTCGTTATTGGACGTATTAAAGGAATTGAACGTCCAGCACTTGCGTCAATGATTCCAACAACGAGCGAAAAAGGAATGTTAATGTTAGACCTTGGCGCTAACTCTGAAAATAAACCAAACCACTTATTACAGTTTGCTCATATGGCATCGATTTATATGGAAAATATTATTGGACGTAAAAATCCTAAAATTGGTTTAATTAATAACGGTAGTGAAGACATTAAAGGAACACCACTCACTAAAGAAACACATCAGTTATTAAAAGAATCTAACTTAAACTATAGTGGTTTCTTTGAAACAAGAGATGTATTAACTGGTAAATACGACATTGGAGTTACAGATGGATTTACTGGGAACGTAATTTTAAAAACAATCGAAGGTACAGCAAGCAGTATACTCGGTGAAGTGAAAAAAATCTTTTTATCATCATTCTTTAATAAGCTATCTGCTTTAGCTGTGAAAAAAGATTTAAGTAAATTAAAAGATGTTATGGACTATCGTCAATTTGGTGGTGCACCGCTTCTTGGTGTAAATGGTCACGTCTTAAAAGCACACGGTTCTAGTGACGCGCTCGCAATTGAGAACGCGATTCGAAACGCGATTACAATGGCAGAAAGTGACGCGATTGAAAAAATTAAGGAGGCCATTTCTACAGATGAGTAA
- the recG gene encoding ATP-dependent DNA helicase RecG, producing the protein MTELYEVITPSVGVETLKGVGKKTEEKLKSIGIHTVNDVVFHLPNSYLDQNPTDVNLVKLEETITALGVVKTEPTVTYLRKGLNRMSFFMEANNVYFKVTFFNQAYLKKKIEVGEMIKVHGKFNRAKLEMSGRSIITSHGDSVDMRYALNKVMNNKTFSNIVKEVFRTQVFNQDLPDYLIKKYKLMPIKQTLYLLHFPDNMDDLRQARRTMKFYELFMFQVKIIEKRKSERVKDESSIIHYDIEQLKEFIATLPFELTKDQKRSVNEICKDLLTEYPMNRLLQGDVGSGKTIVAGISVYALKTAGKQSAIMVPTEVLANQHYESLVESFDDRLTISKLTGTTSSKEKREIKERLMSGEIDLIVGTHALFEDDVIFKDLGLVITDEQHRFGVNQREKLNKKAASRNVLYMTATPIPRTLSITAFGDMDVSLIKTMPAGRLPIETFWKKEKQIDEVIEFIRKEVNKGHSIYVVAPLIEESETLDLMTTEEVYMMFKEAFGESKVELVHGRMKPDEKNKAMERFESLEVPILVSTTVIEVGINVKNATVMTIFNAERFGLSTLHQLRGRVGRNDLQSYCILISEGKTEQAEMRMNIMTETTDGFVLSERDLEMRGPGDFFGVRQSGLPEFKVADLVEDYRILEVARTEAIELFKE; encoded by the coding sequence ATGACAGAATTATATGAAGTCATTACACCATCGGTCGGCGTTGAAACATTAAAAGGTGTCGGCAAAAAAACTGAAGAAAAGCTAAAAAGTATAGGGATTCACACAGTCAATGATGTTGTATTTCATCTGCCTAACTCTTATCTCGATCAAAATCCAACGGATGTTAATTTAGTAAAATTAGAAGAAACGATTACCGCACTTGGTGTTGTAAAAACAGAACCAACAGTGACGTATTTACGTAAAGGGTTAAACCGTATGAGTTTCTTTATGGAAGCAAATAACGTCTATTTTAAAGTGACATTTTTTAACCAAGCGTATTTGAAAAAGAAAATTGAAGTCGGTGAGATGATTAAAGTTCATGGTAAGTTTAACCGTGCAAAACTTGAAATGTCTGGGCGAAGTATTATAACTTCACACGGTGATTCTGTAGATATGCGTTATGCATTAAACAAGGTCATGAACAATAAGACGTTTAGTAACATCGTAAAAGAAGTGTTTCGAACACAAGTCTTTAACCAAGATTTACCAGACTATTTAATTAAAAAGTATAAGTTGATGCCAATCAAACAAACGCTTTATTTGTTACACTTTCCAGATAATATGGATGATTTACGTCAAGCACGACGTACGATGAAATTTTATGAATTATTTATGTTCCAAGTAAAAATCATTGAAAAGCGTAAATCAGAAAGAGTCAAAGATGAATCGTCTATTATTCATTACGACATCGAACAATTAAAAGAATTTATTGCGACACTACCGTTTGAGTTAACGAAAGACCAAAAGCGAAGTGTCAACGAAATTTGTAAAGACTTACTTACCGAGTATCCAATGAATCGATTGCTTCAAGGAGACGTCGGAAGCGGTAAAACAATTGTCGCTGGAATTTCAGTATATGCACTAAAAACAGCTGGGAAACAAAGTGCGATTATGGTGCCAACTGAAGTACTTGCAAATCAGCACTACGAAAGTTTAGTTGAGTCTTTTGACGATAGACTTACAATCAGCAAACTAACAGGTACAACTTCATCAAAAGAAAAGCGTGAAATTAAAGAACGCTTAATGTCTGGAGAAATCGATCTAATCGTTGGTACACATGCGTTATTTGAAGATGATGTTATTTTTAAGGATTTAGGGCTCGTAATTACAGACGAACAACACCGGTTCGGTGTCAATCAGCGTGAGAAGCTTAATAAAAAAGCGGCGAGTCGAAACGTTTTATATATGACAGCAACACCAATTCCGAGAACTCTGTCTATTACAGCATTTGGTGATATGGATGTTTCTCTAATTAAAACGATGCCAGCAGGACGACTGCCGATTGAAACGTTTTGGAAAAAGGAAAAACAAATTGATGAAGTTATTGAATTTATCCGTAAAGAAGTCAATAAAGGTCATAGTATATACGTTGTAGCACCGTTAATAGAAGAGTCTGAAACGCTAGATTTAATGACGACTGAAGAAGTTTACATGATGTTTAAAGAAGCTTTTGGAGAAAGTAAAGTCGAACTCGTTCACGGTAGAATGAAACCAGATGAGAAAAACAAAGCAATGGAACGATTCGAATCGTTAGAAGTACCGATACTTGTTTCAACAACAGTTATTGAGGTTGGTATTAACGTTAAAAATGCGACTGTAATGACAATCTTTAACGCAGAACGTTTCGGGTTATCTACACTCCATCAATTAAGAGGTCGAGTCGGTAGAAATGATTTACAAAGTTATTGTATACTTATCAGCGAAGGTAAAACAGAACAAGCTGAAATGCGCATGAATATTATGACTGAAACGACAGATGGTTTCGTCTTATCTGAAAGAGACTTAGAAATGCGCGGACCCGGCGACTTTTTCGGTGTGAGACAAAGCGGCTTACCAGAGTTTAAAGTCGCAGATCTCGTCGAAGACTATAGAATTTTAGAAGTCGCACGAACTGAAGCGATAGAATTATTCAAGGAGTAA
- the rnc gene encoding ribonuclease III, producing MEKVLKAIDNDYHSSEQVKLFFKKLDQFMKKSHVNYDNKELFLQAFMHSSFVYNIHLDRIHSNERLEFLGDAVLELMVSEYIFDAFKDWPEGDLTKLRANVVCEPSLVIFANDLKMEELLLLGPGEEKTGGKKRPSIISDMFEAFLGALYIDQGYDAVWKFLSTHVFPKIKNDEYMGITDFKTALQEYVHKAYKEEVYYHLIEETGPSHDKNFVSSVTLKNEEIGQGAGRSKKESEQLAAKRALYYLKEKAKR from the coding sequence ATGGAAAAAGTTTTAAAAGCAATTGACAATGACTATCACTCATCTGAACAAGTGAAGTTATTTTTTAAAAAGCTTGATCAGTTTATGAAAAAAAGTCATGTCAATTATGATAATAAAGAATTATTTCTACAAGCATTTATGCATAGTTCGTTTGTCTATAATATTCATTTAGACAGAATACATTCAAACGAGCGTTTAGAATTTTTAGGTGACGCAGTATTAGAATTGATGGTCTCAGAATATATATTTGACGCTTTTAAAGATTGGCCAGAGGGCGATTTAACAAAATTGCGTGCAAATGTTGTTTGTGAGCCTTCACTTGTAATATTTGCGAACGACTTAAAAATGGAAGAGTTACTACTACTTGGTCCAGGAGAAGAAAAAACAGGTGGTAAAAAACGTCCATCGATTATTTCAGATATGTTCGAAGCATTTTTAGGTGCATTGTATATCGACCAAGGATATGACGCAGTATGGAAGTTTTTAAGTACACATGTATTTCCTAAAATTAAAAATGATGAATACATGGGAATTACAGACTTTAAAACTGCACTTCAAGAATATGTTCATAAAGCATACAAAGAAGAAGTGTACTACCACTTAATTGAAGAAACAGGTCCGTCACATGACAAAAATTTTGTCTCAAGTGTCACGTTAAAAAATGAAGAAATCGGTCAAGGTGCGGGGCGTTCAAAAAAAGAATCTGAGCAACTCGCAGCAAAACGTGCGCTATATTATTTAAAAGAAAAGGCTAAAAGATAA
- the fabD gene encoding ACP S-malonyltransferase, translated as MSKLILFPGQGAQYNEMAKDLYDNNSDARELLDTIFSLVDYDLKEIMFSESDDRLNDTKYTQPALFAHSLAVLKATNIKGDFLLGNSLGELPALVHAGVLSLEDGVKAVVKRGQLMSETKAGKMAAVIGMDRQNLEDLCKELSDDNEKVSPANINTRDQIVVSGDASKVEAFIDVAKSKGARRVIPLKVSGAFHSHLMEDAKVKFGEFLEDIEFHDAKIPVIQNVSAQAETDKRTIKENLIEQITSPVRFVECVERAVEAGATESIEVGPKKVQTGLLRKITKSVSTSHIDTIEEVNNYNE; from the coding sequence ATGAGTAAACTTATACTATTTCCTGGTCAAGGTGCACAGTATAACGAAATGGCAAAAGACTTATATGACAATAATAGTGACGCGCGTGAGTTACTCGATACAATTTTTAGTCTTGTCGACTATGATTTAAAAGAAATTATGTTTTCTGAGAGTGATGACCGACTGAATGATACTAAATATACACAACCTGCATTATTTGCACATTCACTCGCAGTCCTTAAAGCAACAAATATTAAAGGTGACTTTTTACTCGGGAATAGTTTAGGTGAACTACCAGCACTTGTACATGCGGGTGTTTTATCGTTAGAAGATGGAGTAAAAGCAGTTGTTAAACGCGGACAATTAATGAGTGAAACAAAAGCTGGTAAAATGGCAGCGGTCATCGGTATGGACCGACAAAACTTAGAGGACTTATGCAAAGAATTAAGTGACGACAATGAAAAAGTAAGTCCAGCGAATATTAATACTAGAGATCAAATCGTCGTTTCAGGAGATGCATCAAAAGTTGAAGCATTTATAGACGTTGCAAAATCTAAAGGTGCGAGACGTGTAATCCCGTTAAAAGTTTCGGGGGCGTTTCATTCACATTTAATGGAAGATGCGAAAGTGAAATTTGGAGAGTTTTTAGAAGATATAGAGTTTCACGATGCAAAAATTCCAGTCATTCAAAACGTTTCAGCTCAAGCTGAGACTGATAAAAGAACGATTAAAGAGAATTTAATTGAACAAATTACGTCACCAGTTAGATTTGTCGAGTGTGTCGAACGAGCAGTTGAAGCGGGCGCGACGGAGTCAATTGAAGTTGGTCCGAAAAAAGTGCAGACTGGCTTACTTAGAAAAATTACAAAATCAGTAAGTACATCACATATCGACACGATAGAAGAGGTGAATAACTATAATGAGTAA
- a CDS encoding sortase: MRTFTRILGVLLIITALVLFFWQDIREFVTDIVNDRMIEAYENGDDDVKVNSLEKFITGIEPSDKKGVKIKDDMAGILKIESAGISEPVFYGPLSEDKLRNGVSMLEETDNLDMQNIPIAGHRVEGAGIRFNYIDKADVGDEIKFITRDKTLKYEITDIFEVTPDRVDILEQTEGDPQILTLITCEDYNPDTLLFEKRLIVQAEIVEE, from the coding sequence ATGCGAACTTTTACTAGAATACTCGGTGTTTTACTTATTATCACAGCACTCGTCTTATTCTTTTGGCAAGATATTCGGGAATTCGTCACAGATATCGTGAATGACCGTATGATCGAGGCATATGAAAACGGAGATGATGACGTTAAAGTAAACTCGCTTGAGAAGTTTATTACAGGTATTGAACCGAGCGATAAAAAAGGTGTAAAAATTAAAGATGATATGGCCGGCATTTTAAAAATTGAAAGTGCAGGTATTTCTGAACCCGTATTTTACGGACCGTTAAGTGAAGATAAACTTAGAAACGGTGTAAGTATGTTAGAAGAGACTGACAACTTAGATATGCAAAATATCCCAATCGCAGGTCATAGAGTTGAAGGCGCAGGAATTCGATTTAACTATATTGACAAAGCAGATGTTGGAGACGAAATAAAATTTATTACACGAGATAAAACACTTAAATACGAAATTACAGACATATTTGAAGTGACTCCTGACAGAGTAGATATTCTAGAACAAACTGAAGGAGATCCTCAAATACTGACGCTTATTACTTGTGAGGATTACAATCCAGATACATTATTATTTGAAAAGCGTCTCATTGTACAAGCAGAAATTGTTGAAGAATAG
- the acpP gene encoding acyl carrier protein — translation MDNFDKIKDIIVDKLGIDEDQVTKDATFKDDLGADSLDIAELVMELEDEFDTEIPDEEAEKIVTVGDALDYIEKLENQ, via the coding sequence ATGGATAACTTTGATAAAATTAAAGACATTATTGTCGATAAATTAGGTATTGATGAAGATCAAGTAACGAAAGATGCAACATTCAAGGATGACCTTGGTGCAGACTCTTTAGATATTGCTGAACTTGTAATGGAATTAGAAGATGAATTTGATACTGAAATTCCAGATGAGGAAGCTGAAAAAATCGTTACTGTTGGTGATGCTTTAGATTACATTGAAAAGCTTGAAAACCAATAA
- the smc gene encoding chromosome segregation protein SMC, with amino-acid sequence MVFLKSIEAKGFKSFADKTSIKFNTGITAVVGPNGSGKSNIIDAVRFVLGETSARSFRGSKMEDVIFNGTTERKSQNSAVVELNLDNRKRYLDIDKDDISIKRELFRNGESNYYINNERMKLKDITELFMDSGFGKHAYNIISQGEVDTILNQKPEKRREIIEEVAGVMKYKTRKKESERKLDDTLLNLSRIHDITSELESRVSKLEKESAVAKEYLALVEEMKQSDIEVSVYDIKNLSDTLESLNKKYLNDKRTIEEARNHVNLLDISINNYRDKRERLTIQERENNESYIQLSREQEQIIGKIELSKERHTSRSERHTSLLNEKDNKLQHKKQLETRFKEIETSLKKSEENLEHLNDEIKSVQKSLKSLNTSHDTDVETLKDEYYARMVEKTSLENQLKDHTQREVKDSRKREDLFNRLNEFNDTLKTLEREESQLNETLNTLNTNLTDKRDVFKQLLESLNEKKANANSLNDKYDKATRYISQLSSKRDMYNSMMANYEGYYRGVKAVLKRKNKMPGILGVVIELIQIDELFITALDAALGGQSQSIVTKSESDAKRAISYLKDKNLGFATFLPLDTIQKRDLSEEIKYKLSNTSVNHYILKDLIETEYDALLNHLFNTTIIVDNYDDGSKLSRELNFRGRIVTKSGEIFNPGGAVSGGSRQSGNSALKLRKEKESLDEKIKAYTLETNRLKEENDELTHTIQTLETKLKEEETLGTSLKEEYDETIKQLEKNKNEKSLTTERIALLNNELESIGGVLSYSSLEKEIDEKTKALDALQERITLLSKEKGDIENLEKEYEENRQKLLESRIALESNIRYEKENLKDYNERINNVSLDIKDIDERIELLDSNYESIDIDALNSRLDEISETLEALGKKSRTLKDEIETVTKTSTEDMNLRQVHLETIETLSETLRETHGEKERTESLLSIKLDYLSETYEITFEKASEMYTDLSNIESKRERIHLNKKSIEELGNVNLNAIEEFETVNERYTFLKREEEDLLTARETLLKVIKEMDYEVSKRFKETFNEVNEQFKQVFKTMFGGGEAELRLTEDGDYLNAGLLIYAEPPGKKLTNMSLLSGGERALTAISLLFSILEVRSSPFIILDEVEAALDEANVLRFSHYLRNLTSYSQCIVITHRKKTMEQSDRLFGITMQEKGVSELISVDLKTYKEREIEGEY; translated from the coding sequence ATGGTATTTTTAAAAAGCATTGAAGCAAAAGGGTTTAAATCTTTTGCAGATAAAACTTCTATAAAATTTAATACAGGAATCACTGCAGTCGTAGGACCAAACGGTAGTGGTAAAAGTAATATTATCGACGCTGTAAGATTTGTACTCGGTGAAACGAGTGCACGATCATTTAGAGGATCGAAAATGGAAGACGTTATATTTAACGGAACGACTGAACGTAAATCACAAAACAGTGCCGTCGTCGAATTAAACTTAGATAATCGTAAAAGATATTTAGATATCGACAAAGACGATATTTCTATTAAACGTGAGTTATTTAGAAATGGTGAAAGTAACTACTACATCAATAACGAACGTATGAAATTAAAAGATATTACTGAGTTGTTTATGGATTCAGGATTTGGTAAACATGCGTACAATATTATTTCTCAGGGCGAAGTCGATACAATTTTAAATCAAAAGCCTGAAAAAAGACGTGAAATTATAGAAGAAGTCGCCGGTGTGATGAAATATAAAACACGTAAAAAAGAATCTGAGCGTAAACTTGACGACACACTTTTAAACTTAAGCCGTATTCACGATATTACGAGTGAATTAGAATCACGTGTCTCAAAACTTGAAAAAGAAAGTGCAGTCGCAAAAGAGTATTTAGCACTCGTTGAAGAAATGAAGCAAAGTGATATTGAAGTGTCTGTGTATGATATTAAAAACTTATCAGACACACTTGAATCGTTAAACAAAAAATATTTAAACGATAAACGCACAATCGAAGAAGCGAGAAATCACGTCAATTTACTCGATATTTCGATTAATAACTATAGAGACAAACGTGAACGACTCACGATTCAAGAACGTGAAAATAACGAATCATACATTCAACTGTCGCGTGAACAAGAACAAATTATCGGTAAAATCGAATTATCTAAAGAACGTCATACGAGTCGCTCTGAACGTCATACGAGTCTTTTAAACGAAAAAGATAATAAGTTACAACATAAAAAACAATTAGAAACTCGTTTTAAAGAAATCGAAACGTCTTTAAAAAAGTCAGAAGAAAATTTAGAACATCTAAACGATGAAATTAAATCTGTTCAAAAGTCATTAAAGTCATTGAACACATCACACGACACAGACGTTGAAACGTTAAAAGATGAATATTATGCACGTATGGTTGAAAAAACATCACTTGAAAACCAACTTAAAGATCACACGCAGCGTGAAGTCAAAGATTCTAGAAAGCGTGAAGATCTATTCAACCGATTAAACGAGTTTAATGACACACTTAAAACACTAGAAAGAGAAGAGTCACAGCTAAACGAAACGTTAAATACACTAAATACAAACTTAACGGATAAAAGAGACGTATTTAAACAATTACTCGAATCATTAAATGAGAAAAAAGCAAATGCTAATTCATTAAATGATAAGTATGATAAAGCAACTCGCTACATCTCTCAGTTATCCTCTAAACGTGATATGTATAACTCGATGATGGCAAATTACGAAGGCTACTACCGAGGCGTTAAAGCAGTCTTAAAACGAAAAAATAAGATGCCAGGTATTTTAGGTGTGGTGATTGAACTTATCCAAATTGACGAGTTGTTTATAACAGCACTTGACGCAGCGCTTGGCGGTCAGTCTCAAAGTATTGTGACTAAATCTGAAAGTGATGCAAAACGTGCAATATCATATTTGAAAGATAAAAATCTCGGCTTCGCGACGTTTCTACCGCTCGATACAATACAAAAGAGAGATTTATCTGAAGAGATTAAATATAAACTTTCAAATACGTCAGTGAATCACTATATTTTAAAAGATTTAATTGAAACAGAATACGACGCGCTGCTTAATCACTTATTTAATACGACGATTATCGTAGATAACTATGACGACGGATCAAAATTATCTCGTGAGTTAAATTTTAGAGGAAGAATCGTCACAAAATCTGGAGAAATCTTTAATCCAGGTGGAGCAGTTAGTGGAGGAAGCCGTCAAAGTGGTAACTCAGCACTTAAATTACGTAAAGAAAAAGAATCACTCGACGAAAAAATAAAAGCATATACGTTAGAAACGAATCGCTTAAAAGAGGAAAACGATGAATTAACTCATACGATTCAAACACTCGAAACAAAGCTTAAAGAAGAAGAAACGCTTGGTACCTCGTTAAAAGAAGAATACGACGAAACAATTAAACAACTTGAGAAAAATAAAAACGAGAAATCACTCACTACTGAGCGTATCGCACTATTAAATAATGAATTAGAATCTATTGGTGGTGTACTGAGTTATTCATCTTTAGAAAAAGAAATTGATGAAAAGACAAAAGCGCTTGATGCACTCCAAGAAAGAATTACGTTACTTAGTAAAGAAAAGGGCGACATTGAGAATTTAGAAAAAGAATATGAAGAAAATCGTCAAAAACTGTTAGAAAGTCGTATCGCACTTGAGTCAAATATTCGTTATGAGAAAGAGAATTTAAAAGATTATAATGAAAGAATCAATAATGTATCTCTAGATATTAAAGATATCGATGAACGTATCGAGTTACTCGACTCAAACTATGAGTCGATTGACATCGACGCGTTAAACAGTCGCTTAGATGAGATTAGTGAAACTCTTGAAGCACTCGGTAAGAAATCTCGCACATTAAAAGACGAAATAGAAACGGTGACTAAAACATCGACTGAAGATATGAATTTACGACAAGTTCATTTAGAGACGATTGAAACACTTTCAGAAACACTTCGAGAAACGCACGGTGAGAAAGAACGTACCGAGTCATTATTAAGTATTAAACTCGACTACTTATCTGAAACATACGAGATAACATTTGAAAAAGCATCCGAAATGTATACAGATCTTTCAAATATTGAGAGTAAACGTGAACGTATCCATTTAAATAAAAAGAGTATAGAAGAACTTGGTAACGTCAATTTAAACGCAATTGAAGAGTTTGAAACTGTCAATGAACGCTACACGTTTTTAAAACGTGAAGAAGAAGACTTACTAACGGCACGTGAGACGTTACTTAAAGTCATTAAAGAGATGGATTATGAAGTGTCTAAACGATTTAAAGAGACGTTTAATGAAGTAAATGAACAATTTAAACAAGTCTTTAAAACGATGTTCGGTGGCGGTGAAGCCGAGCTTCGTTTAACTGAAGACGGCGACTATTTAAATGCAGGGTTACTTATATATGCCGAACCACCAGGTAAAAAGCTGACGAATATGTCATTATTAAGTGGTGGAGAACGTGCATTAACTGCGATTAGCTTATTATTTAGTATACTAGAAGTGAGAAGTAGTCCATTCATCATATTAGATGAGGTGGAAGCGGCACTCGACGAAGCGAATGTACTTAGGTTCTCTCACTATTTAAGAAACTTAACATCATACAGTCAGTGTATCGTCATAACGCACCGCAAAAAAACGATGGAACAAAGCGACAGACTATTTGGAATTACGATGCAAGAAAAAGGTGTGTCTGAACTCATTAGTGTCGACTTAAAAACATATAAAGAAAGAGAAATAGAGGGGGAATATTAA
- the fabG gene encoding 3-oxoacyl-[acyl-carrier-protein] reductase, whose amino-acid sequence MSKVALVTGASRGIGRAVALRLSEDGYTVIVNYSGNKEKADAVVKEIEAKGSKAESYQCQVQNHDEVKEMIKHIKDTYGQLDVVVNNAGITKDTLLMRMKPEMFEDVINVNLKGAFNVIQNVSRMMIRAKSGRIINISSIVGSLGNAGQANYVASKAGIDGLTKSVARELASKNITVNAVAPGFIESDMTDVLSDDLKSKMLEQIPLQKFGQAEDIAEAVAFLASDNARYITGQTIHVNGGMYMG is encoded by the coding sequence ATGAGTAAAGTTGCGTTAGTCACAGGCGCTTCTCGCGGAATTGGACGCGCGGTAGCGTTACGTTTAAGTGAAGACGGTTATACAGTAATCGTTAATTATTCAGGAAATAAAGAAAAAGCAGACGCAGTCGTTAAAGAAATTGAAGCAAAAGGCAGCAAAGCAGAAAGTTATCAGTGCCAAGTTCAAAATCATGACGAAGTAAAAGAAATGATTAAACATATTAAAGATACGTATGGTCAACTTGACGTTGTCGTAAATAACGCAGGAATCACTAAAGACACGCTTTTAATGCGTATGAAACCTGAAATGTTTGAAGATGTCATTAACGTTAATTTAAAAGGGGCGTTTAACGTCATTCAAAACGTATCAAGAATGATGATTCGTGCAAAATCAGGTCGTATCATTAACATTTCAAGTATTGTTGGAAGTCTTGGTAATGCTGGTCAAGCGAACTACGTTGCGAGTAAAGCAGGTATTGACGGGCTGACAAAAAGTGTCGCACGAGAGTTAGCAAGTAAAAATATTACTGTAAATGCTGTTGCACCAGGATTTATTGAAAGTGATATGACAGACGTTTTAAGTGACGATTTAAAATCTAAAATGCTCGAGCAAATTCCACTTCAAAAATTTGGTCAAGCGGAAGACATCGCTGAAGCAGTAGCATTTTTAGCATCAGACAATGCGCGCTATATTACAGGGCAAACGATTCACGTTAACGGTGGAATGTACATGGGTTAA